A stretch of the Cyprinus carpio isolate SPL01 chromosome B4, ASM1834038v1, whole genome shotgun sequence genome encodes the following:
- the LOC122137070 gene encoding uncharacterized protein LOC122137070 produces MLFLTEWANTMHPVAKVLDILQAEMNTQLGWLLPSVHQLSLKLMRIRQSLRYCGPLVDALQQGIQTQFKRMFEDPEIIAAAILLPKFRTSWTNDETIIKQGIRLHLEPLHHTKELANSSSDEDFFASLKPTTYETRKELDGYLACVSDTRESLLTFPAICSLSIKTNTPLPASAACERLFSTAGLLFSPKRARLDTHNFENQLLLKLNPRFYNFE; encoded by the exons ATGCTGTTCTTGACAGAGTGGGCCAACACAATGCATCCTGTTGCAAAAGTACTCGACATCTTGCAAGCGGAAATGAATACACAGCTGGGGTGGCTGCTGCCTAGTGTCCATCAGTTGAGCTTGAAACTTATGCGAATCCGCCAGTCTCTCAGGTACTGTGGCCCACTTGTGGATGCCCTACAACAAGGAATCCAAACACAATTCAAGCGTATGTTTGAAGATCCCGAGATCATCGCAGCTGCCATCCTTCTCCCTAAATTTCGGACCTCTTGGACAAATGATGAAACCATCATAAAACAAG GCATCAGACTGCATCTGGAGCCTTTGCATCACACTAAGGAATTGGCCAACAGTTCATCTGATGAAGATTTTTTCGCTTCTTTGAAACCAACAACTTATGAAACCAGAAAAGAGTTGGATGGATATCTGGCCTGTGTTTCAGACACCAGGGAGTCTCTGCTCACGTTCCCTGCTATTTGCAGTCTCTCTATCAAGACTAATACACCTCTTCCTGCATCGGCTGCTTGTGAGAGGCTTTTCAGCACTGCAGGATTGCTTTTCAGCCCCAAAAGAGCTAGGCTTGACACTCACAATTTTGAAAATCAGCTTCTGCTCAAGTTAAATCCGAGGTTTTACAACTTTGAGTAG